A window from Candidatus Nitrospira neomarina encodes these proteins:
- a CDS encoding DUF2294 domain-containing protein has product MKPLFTRGEMESAIRNAIIKFEQEFMGRGPTDVRASILRDTILIRLKGVLTPAERQLAKSEEGIGMVKQMRQNLISQGREQLCREILEITGVETTALFTDIDTRIEERIIVLTLDRDLEATFR; this is encoded by the coding sequence ATGAAACCCCTCTTCACACGAGGTGAAATGGAATCGGCGATCCGAAATGCCATCATTAAATTTGAACAGGAATTCATGGGACGTGGACCCACCGATGTTCGAGCCAGCATTCTACGCGACACCATCCTCATTCGGCTCAAAGGCGTTCTTACGCCAGCCGAACGCCAACTGGCTAAGAGTGAAGAAGGCATTGGAATGGTCAAACAAATGCGCCAAAATCTCATCTCACAAGGAAGAGAGCAACTGTGCCGTGAAATCCTGGAGATCACCGGTGTGGAGACAACTGCCCTATTTACGGATATCGATACCCGGATAGAAGAACGCATCATCGTCCTGACTTTAGATCGTGATTTGGAAGCGACATTCCGGTAA
- a CDS encoding DUF2309 domain-containing protein, whose translation MNSLDQDRSTVTNWKWLREIVNEACQPIGPYWPMKTFAYYNPIRDLEHLPFAHAIEEANQLLGAKGFLPVEEYRQFFYQGRITLPALERALRRVGPPLPSRDTIRVGARTIHVHDVWRIHAAYGIEILPAVLMTWTLELEGLTTRFRSDLPEESRSSIIDRTIRECEKCRHDPESAYLHNLWKSSLAACQLSDPVSGLSSFHAPDSSRSANASERETALVPVDVPIDKTLGDWLDRETGSVLVETINTHMIKWIGAFVDEGVAGWSMPSRDKGFYAAWRELAEGDLSGRFLGIPDLQQKFDELSEAPEEMLCKHLEDLKIPKERWQRYLSRHLAQLPGWAGFIRWRSDHTGYPAQQHYPIDPLQYLAVRLFYESGMVEGLCQREWGIMGTLPALLAYWNEHREREQALNLPPSHDTDPNNHAVCHQAWRLFHVAQFLELTPMEVHDLSYSDMSTLLEWLDLFPQSAHGPVWLEAYEDVYREYLLRNISGHQGKTPVNHERPRAQGIFCIDARSESFRRHLEAQGAYETFGYAGFFGVPMSHVAFDSHDHLALCPILLTPNAEVTEVPRVGQNDRVKDYLSGTRWHQLSHHLFHDLKHNPFASFMLIDVLGMFFSVGLVGKTLFRTSFDAVKQWLQQWLGGTVATHIPLEPSRENEQGHPRSGALALGFTPLEQAAFVEGGLRVIGLTKNFGRFVMICGHGSLSENNPYYAALDCGACGGSHGDPNARVFAAMANNPEIRKILSDHGLVIPEDTWFLPAKHNTTTDRVTMYDLVDVPATHVKDLALLVRDLEQAGTHQALERCQRIPGAPTGVSPSDAFKHVRQRSMDWANSRPEWGLSGNAAFLIGRRALTKGLDLDGRVFLHSYDPVPDPDGSLLEKIMTAPLIVGELINLTYYFSSVDPWAYGGGSKVIHNMVAGVGVMLGSQSDLQKGLPLQSVNDGERHYHEPMRLLAIIEAPPDRIRSIIQKHAVLQHVFHNQWMHVIAFDPDSNSFSRYLSDLTWEPVPMNI comes from the coding sequence ATGAACAGCCTTGACCAAGATCGTTCAACGGTGACGAATTGGAAATGGCTGCGAGAAATCGTTAATGAGGCGTGTCAGCCCATCGGGCCATATTGGCCGATGAAAACCTTTGCCTATTACAATCCCATTCGGGACCTCGAGCATCTACCATTTGCCCATGCGATTGAGGAAGCGAATCAGTTGCTGGGCGCCAAGGGATTTCTGCCTGTTGAAGAGTATCGCCAATTCTTTTATCAAGGTCGGATTACTCTGCCGGCGCTTGAACGGGCACTTCGGCGGGTAGGTCCCCCATTACCTTCACGGGATACCATTCGAGTTGGAGCACGCACCATACATGTCCACGATGTCTGGCGCATTCATGCCGCATATGGGATTGAAATCTTACCTGCTGTGCTCATGACGTGGACCCTGGAATTAGAGGGTCTGACCACACGATTTCGATCCGATCTTCCGGAGGAGTCTCGTTCCTCCATTATTGACCGAACGATTCGGGAATGCGAGAAGTGCCGCCATGATCCGGAATCCGCCTATCTGCATAACCTCTGGAAAAGTTCGTTGGCGGCGTGCCAGTTATCTGACCCTGTGTCGGGTCTGTCTTCATTCCATGCACCTGATTCCAGCCGGAGCGCTAATGCATCAGAGCGTGAGACTGCACTCGTCCCGGTTGATGTACCTATAGACAAGACGCTGGGTGATTGGCTGGATCGTGAGACGGGTAGCGTGCTGGTTGAGACCATCAATACCCACATGATCAAATGGATTGGGGCATTTGTCGACGAAGGTGTCGCGGGCTGGAGTATGCCTTCAAGAGACAAGGGGTTTTACGCTGCATGGAGAGAATTAGCCGAAGGGGATCTCTCAGGCAGATTCCTCGGTATTCCAGATCTTCAACAAAAATTCGATGAACTGTCCGAAGCACCGGAGGAAATGTTGTGCAAACATCTGGAAGATCTCAAAATTCCAAAGGAACGCTGGCAACGCTATCTCTCACGGCATCTGGCTCAATTGCCGGGTTGGGCAGGATTTATCCGATGGCGTAGTGATCATACCGGGTATCCTGCTCAACAACACTATCCCATTGATCCACTGCAATATCTGGCCGTCCGCCTTTTTTATGAATCTGGAATGGTAGAGGGACTTTGCCAACGGGAATGGGGCATCATGGGGACATTACCCGCACTCCTCGCTTATTGGAACGAACACCGTGAGCGTGAACAGGCGTTGAACCTTCCTCCTTCTCATGACACCGACCCTAATAATCATGCGGTGTGTCATCAAGCATGGCGACTTTTTCATGTGGCTCAGTTTTTGGAATTGACCCCAATGGAGGTCCATGACTTGTCGTACAGCGATATGTCAACCTTACTGGAGTGGCTGGACCTCTTCCCCCAATCTGCACATGGACCGGTATGGCTTGAAGCCTATGAGGACGTCTACCGGGAGTATTTGCTGAGAAACATCAGCGGACATCAAGGGAAAACACCCGTTAACCATGAGCGGCCGCGGGCACAAGGGATCTTTTGTATCGATGCTCGCTCGGAGTCGTTTCGGCGTCATCTTGAAGCTCAGGGGGCGTATGAAACATTTGGGTATGCGGGATTTTTTGGCGTGCCCATGAGTCATGTGGCATTTGATAGCCACGACCACTTGGCTTTGTGTCCGATTTTGTTGACACCAAATGCGGAAGTGACCGAAGTGCCTCGAGTCGGGCAGAATGATCGGGTGAAGGACTACCTCTCGGGAACGAGGTGGCATCAACTCAGTCATCATCTCTTCCATGATTTGAAACACAATCCATTTGCTTCTTTTATGTTGATTGATGTGCTAGGAATGTTTTTCAGCGTCGGATTGGTAGGAAAAACGCTGTTTCGAACATCCTTCGATGCCGTCAAGCAGTGGTTGCAGCAGTGGTTGGGGGGCACCGTTGCCACGCACATTCCCCTTGAGCCTTCACGTGAAAACGAGCAGGGACATCCACGGTCGGGAGCGCTGGCACTAGGTTTCACCCCATTGGAGCAAGCGGCCTTTGTGGAGGGGGGATTGCGAGTGATCGGGCTCACGAAAAACTTTGGCCGGTTTGTGATGATCTGCGGTCATGGGAGCCTGTCCGAAAACAACCCTTATTATGCGGCGCTGGATTGTGGCGCATGTGGAGGCAGTCATGGTGACCCGAATGCCCGTGTTTTTGCAGCCATGGCCAATAATCCGGAGATCCGGAAAATTTTGAGCGATCATGGTCTGGTCATCCCAGAAGACACCTGGTTTCTCCCCGCCAAACACAACACGACCACAGATCGAGTGACGATGTATGACCTGGTCGATGTTCCTGCTACTCATGTAAAAGATTTAGCACTGTTGGTGAGGGACTTGGAGCAGGCTGGCACACACCAGGCATTGGAACGATGCCAGCGCATTCCAGGGGCTCCCACCGGGGTTTCTCCCAGTGACGCATTCAAGCATGTCAGGCAGCGGAGCATGGATTGGGCTAATTCGCGTCCTGAATGGGGATTGTCAGGGAATGCCGCATTTTTGATTGGAAGGCGGGCACTTACCAAAGGTCTGGATTTGGACGGGAGAGTCTTTTTGCATTCTTACGACCCTGTCCCGGATCCGGATGGGAGTCTTCTTGAAAAAATCATGACCGCACCGCTCATCGTGGGCGAATTGATTAACTTAACATATTACTTTTCGTCGGTGGATCCTTGGGCCTACGGGGGTGGGAGCAAGGTCATTCACAATATGGTTGCCGGAGTCGGTGTGATGCTAGGAAGTCAAAGTGACCTGCAAAAAGGTCTTCCTCTCCAATCGGTAAACGATGGGGAGCGGCACTATCATGAGCCCATGCGCTTATTGGCCATCATTGAGGCGCCGCCGGATCGAATACGGTCTATCATTCAGAAGCACGCGGTGCTTCAGCATGTTTTCCATAACCAATGGATGCATGTCATCGCGTTTGATCCGGACTCCAACAGCTTTTCACGGTATCTCTCAGACTTAACCTGGGAACCGGTCCCGATGAACATATGA
- a CDS encoding Na+/H+ antiporter subunit E: MKSSFTKQFIANTLALFCGWLVLSGRYDNFHLVLGFTASCGVAWLNTGFPHSPFQQFPWGRMVLYGPWLFLRIVESSLHLTKLILNPSLPIKPRLITYRSQLKHPGAIVVLGNSVTLTPGTITVEINDNTFLVHAIDEAAGKDLTTGRMERRIARVFQEDTNL, encoded by the coding sequence ATGAAATCTTCCTTCACCAAACAGTTTATCGCGAACACCTTGGCCTTATTTTGTGGCTGGCTTGTGTTATCAGGGAGGTACGATAATTTTCACCTCGTTCTCGGATTCACGGCCTCTTGTGGAGTCGCCTGGTTAAATACGGGGTTCCCTCATTCTCCCTTTCAGCAATTCCCATGGGGCCGGATGGTGCTGTACGGCCCGTGGCTTTTTTTACGGATTGTGGAGAGTAGTCTGCATTTGACGAAACTCATTCTCAATCCCTCGTTACCCATTAAGCCCAGACTAATCACCTATCGATCTCAATTAAAACATCCGGGCGCGATCGTTGTGCTTGGGAATTCTGTAACCCTCACGCCCGGGACCATTACCGTTGAAATTAACGACAATACTTTTCTCGTGCATGCCATAGATGAGGCAGCAGGGAAAGATCTTACCACCGGCCGGATGGAGCGCAGAATTGCCCGGGTCTTTCAGGAAGACACAAATTTGTGA
- a CDS encoding monovalent cation/H+ antiporter complex subunit F, whose product MIDFFLFLLMTLSFLILVYLYRVIQGPTVFDRVLGLAGISTKAIILGVVIGTVYGRVEMFVDISTGYALLNLVGAFAIAKFLEQRGAP is encoded by the coding sequence ATGATTGATTTTTTTCTGTTTTTATTAATGACGTTGTCATTTCTGATCCTCGTGTATTTGTACCGGGTGATCCAGGGTCCGACGGTGTTTGATCGGGTATTAGGATTGGCGGGAATATCGACCAAAGCCATCATTCTGGGCGTCGTCATCGGAACAGTCTATGGCCGTGTGGAGATGTTTGTGGACATCTCCACGGGGTACGCGCTTCTGAACCTGGTGGGAGCGTTTGCCATTGCCAAATTTCTCGAGCAACGAGGAGCACCCTAA
- the mnhG gene encoding monovalent cation/H(+) antiporter subunit G, whose translation MVVIAIGLILAGVFFLVVAAIGTIRLPDVFSRSHAVSLTDSLGAICVLAGLALYQGFGIHMLKILVVLVLLILLNPVIAHATIRAAYRSGLKPQTEEDQ comes from the coding sequence ATGGTCGTTATTGCCATCGGGTTAATTCTGGCGGGGGTATTTTTCCTGGTGGTGGCCGCCATTGGCACCATACGCCTCCCTGATGTGTTTTCGCGATCCCATGCGGTCTCCCTGACTGATTCCCTAGGCGCGATTTGTGTTCTCGCGGGCCTTGCTTTGTACCAGGGTTTCGGGATCCATATGTTGAAGATACTGGTCGTCCTGGTCTTGCTCATCCTGTTGAATCCGGTCATTGCTCATGCCACGATTCGAGCGGCCTATCGGTCTGGCCTCAAACCTCAGACGGAGGAAGACCAATGA
- a CDS encoding DUF4040 domain-containing protein, whose protein sequence is MMYSVNIALLLLLVLTAASATFLVKELMSSVFILGSYSFFLSLVWAWLGAVDVAFVEAVIGAGLGTVLFLITLFDTAPKDSRLRRPPPPLAGVLGLPLLGLLLLLAANDLPQFGDPTSPPNVHISPVYLQNSYADTLTPNVVTSVLMDYRAFDTLIETVVIFTAGIACALLLREPGS, encoded by the coding sequence ATGATGTATTCCGTGAATATTGCCTTGCTGTTACTTCTGGTCCTGACCGCGGCCAGCGCCACATTTTTGGTTAAGGAATTGATGAGTTCAGTGTTTATCCTCGGGTCGTATAGTTTTTTTCTGTCCCTGGTTTGGGCTTGGTTAGGGGCGGTGGATGTGGCATTTGTCGAAGCCGTTATTGGCGCCGGGTTGGGTACCGTGTTGTTCCTTATCACGTTGTTTGATACCGCTCCCAAGGATAGCCGCCTTCGTCGTCCCCCTCCTCCTCTAGCGGGAGTCCTCGGACTGCCCTTGCTGGGCCTGCTGTTGCTATTAGCGGCGAATGATCTTCCTCAGTTTGGCGACCCTACCTCTCCGCCCAACGTGCACATTTCTCCTGTGTACTTACAGAATAGCTATGCAGACACGCTCACGCCGAATGTGGTCACCTCGGTGCTGATGGACTATCGGGCATTTGATACGTTGATAGAAACCGTGGTGATATTTACGGCCGGCATTGCCTGTGCCTTGTTATTACGGGAGCCAGGCTCATGA
- a CDS encoding MnhB domain-containing protein, which produces MKQIHDSIIVQTMSRLLIPLAQLFALYVLFFGQYGPGGGFVAGVIWTTSMILTFLVFGLKSPQGRLVERVLHGDGIGLIIFVGVGGLCLIGGGEFLNYANLEIPGLDAPARRYTGILLAQIGVAVDVAVTGISIVLSLAYHDTEQEYDV; this is translated from the coding sequence ATGAAACAGATCCATGACAGCATCATTGTTCAGACCATGAGTCGCTTGCTTATCCCTCTGGCCCAGTTGTTTGCGTTGTACGTCTTGTTCTTCGGCCAGTACGGTCCTGGAGGAGGATTTGTAGCCGGCGTCATTTGGACCACCAGTATGATCCTGACTTTTTTGGTGTTCGGGCTGAAGTCACCCCAGGGACGTTTGGTGGAAAGGGTCTTGCATGGCGATGGGATCGGATTGATTATTTTTGTGGGAGTAGGTGGCTTATGTCTTATCGGAGGTGGGGAGTTTCTGAACTATGCCAATTTGGAAATTCCGGGTTTAGATGCTCCCGCCCGTCGGTATACAGGGATTTTGCTGGCACAAATCGGCGTGGCCGTGGATGTTGCGGTGACAGGGATTTCTATCGTTCTCAGCTTGGCCTACCACGATACCGAGCAGGAATATGATGTTTGA
- a CDS encoding cation:proton antiporter subunit C: MMFEMIGGWLQRPNYIAFVLLFLWGIYIMVTRYNLVKKLIGMYLMQTSVIFFLVTTSAKKGATVPILLSTTEIVQPEVYANPLPHVLTLTAIVVGVATLGVSLALADAIYKKYGSLDEEEILKRLE; this comes from the coding sequence ATGATGTTTGAGATGATCGGGGGGTGGCTGCAGCGCCCCAACTACATTGCCTTTGTCCTGCTGTTTCTGTGGGGCATCTATATTATGGTGACCCGTTACAATCTGGTGAAAAAACTCATCGGGATGTATCTCATGCAAACGAGTGTGATTTTTTTCCTGGTCACCACAAGTGCCAAGAAAGGCGCCACGGTGCCCATTTTGCTCTCCACGACCGAGATCGTGCAACCGGAAGTCTATGCGAATCCCCTCCCTCATGTGCTGACATTGACGGCGATTGTGGTGGGTGTTGCCACCCTGGGAGTCTCGTTGGCGCTGGCCGATGCCATTTATAAAAAATACGGCAGCCTGGACGAAGAAGAAATTCTCAAAAGGCTGGAATGA
- a CDS encoding complex I subunit 5 family protein — MTRHLPAILFLLPLGLAICLPLIGIKHREWCRPLSIGVLAAMVPVSFANLVGVLQNGTIHYDFGGWAAPVGIEWVGDGLASVMTVALSLVGLVCITFLSSVLFPYLGSRIVPFYTLVLLLMASLIGMVFAADLFNLFVFLEVSALCAYALVGLAGGKALMAGFRYLILGTFGASLYLLGVGYLYAETGTLNMADLAQRVPPLVTSKALAVGVLFMFIGLGIKMALVPLHGWLPDAYTYAPDRVSPMLASLVTKVALYGWIRIMFWVLGAQAVVYQIPILFLVGVLGALAALVGAFLALSQVEIKRMFAYGGLSHIGLILVGISLGNQTGFVGGVFYLLNDAVMQAGLFFWAGAIIHLYGVRTIEDLGRLQGGAGWMSVALVVIALSMIGIPPTGGFFGKWYIILGAVEAKNYLAIVAVLIATLLTLAYFVKLFERVFRDRSAQQPPLIREIPLAVKIGLGATSVAVIVLGLVSDHIVSFLLKNAVPPGL, encoded by the coding sequence ATGACGCGTCATCTTCCCGCAATCCTTTTCCTCTTACCTCTCGGTTTGGCCATTTGTTTACCATTGATCGGGATCAAGCATCGGGAGTGGTGTCGGCCATTATCGATTGGTGTGCTGGCTGCGATGGTCCCGGTTTCCTTCGCTAATCTGGTAGGAGTTCTTCAAAACGGGACCATTCATTATGACTTTGGGGGATGGGCCGCTCCGGTCGGGATTGAGTGGGTGGGGGACGGTTTGGCCAGCGTCATGACCGTGGCTTTGAGTCTGGTTGGATTGGTGTGTATCACCTTCCTCAGTTCAGTCTTGTTTCCTTACCTTGGAAGTCGGATTGTCCCGTTTTATACCCTGGTCTTATTATTGATGGCCAGCCTGATCGGCATGGTGTTTGCCGCGGATCTCTTCAATCTTTTCGTGTTCTTAGAAGTATCCGCCCTGTGTGCGTATGCCTTGGTCGGGTTGGCCGGCGGGAAGGCGCTTATGGCCGGATTCCGGTATTTAATTTTAGGGACCTTCGGAGCCTCTTTGTATCTTCTGGGAGTGGGGTATTTATACGCAGAGACGGGTACGCTCAATATGGCAGATCTGGCTCAGCGGGTGCCCCCTTTGGTGACATCCAAGGCCCTTGCCGTTGGTGTGTTATTCATGTTCATTGGGTTGGGCATCAAGATGGCATTGGTACCGCTCCACGGGTGGTTGCCGGATGCGTATACGTATGCGCCAGATAGAGTGTCACCGATGCTGGCATCTTTGGTGACGAAGGTCGCGCTGTATGGATGGATTCGCATTATGTTTTGGGTCCTTGGCGCCCAGGCGGTGGTCTACCAGATCCCTATCCTGTTTTTGGTGGGAGTGTTGGGTGCTCTTGCAGCTCTGGTTGGCGCATTCCTGGCTCTCTCCCAAGTAGAAATCAAACGCATGTTTGCGTATGGAGGGCTTTCGCATATCGGATTGATTCTGGTGGGGATTAGTCTCGGAAATCAAACCGGTTTTGTCGGAGGAGTATTTTATCTCTTGAATGATGCCGTGATGCAAGCGGGATTGTTTTTTTGGGCGGGGGCAATCATTCATTTGTACGGGGTTCGCACTATTGAGGATCTTGGACGACTGCAGGGAGGAGCGGGATGGATGTCGGTGGCTCTGGTCGTCATAGCCCTGTCGATGATCGGGATTCCTCCAACCGGGGGGTTTTTTGGAAAGTGGTATATCATTCTTGGGGCGGTGGAAGCGAAAAATTACCTTGCCATTGTCGCGGTGCTGATTGCGACTCTGTTAACTCTGGCCTACTTCGTGAAATTATTTGAACGGGTATTTCGGGACCGCTCCGCCCAGCAGCCTCCTCTCATACGTGAGATTCCGTTGGCGGTGAAAATTGGTCTCGGCGCCACGTCAGTGGCGGTCATTGTTCTGGGGCTGGTCAGCGATCATATTGTCAGCTTTCTGCTCAAGAATGCGGTTCCACCAGGGCTTTAG
- a CDS encoding NADH-quinone oxidoreductase subunit 5 family protein, which translates to MTFLILIPLLPLMAVLVLVLGKPWLGEQGHRIGIPAMALSFAFSAVAFARVASDGAFSIPLYRLFKSGDLVVDLGLYVDQLTVLLLLLVTGVSSVVHVYASRYMIGDPRYNRFFAVIALFTFSMILLVMSNNLLMLFVSWEIMGICSYLLISHWGERQSSAQAATKAFLVNSVADVGLGFGVILTYSTFGTLDIPTILGEASSIQGNTVNLFGWLGLDVPVHILTLITLFLFLGAMGKSAQVPFHVWLPFAMEAPTPVSALIHAATMVNAGPFLLVRMSPLVMLSPEAMTVIALIGGVTALFATLVSLTQVDIKRMLAFSTIGQIGFMIMTCGVGAFVISIFHMLAHGCLKGFLFLSTGNALRSVGSHGNASSLHVPHGSSMRSMGPLVLGALLLACLPPFLIFFGPYEQLWMIQPGSSAQWTFWILGFLTVFFSAMYVMRGVLVLFGQPHSIGYGSEMGRQAIQARFFSPIHVLGILAVMGIFGSLLLVLWSWFSGFLSPVVGHRMAQIPKETSSETGLQLLMAFAVAALGIAVGYFSVTKFSGSWFQQSEMSKRWYVHFLNKLYFDEIYEAYVVVPTLRLARWLWRVVDRNVFDALIMGIANVSVLAAKWMWRVVDLRGIDGLVVGLGRNSVGIAGWLWRVVDLRGVDRVVVGIGQRSLGIANWLWKRIEIKVLDKNVVRAGNQAASTGNMVQELEPRTLQHHLLVMIFWLIVGIGLLFWFVV; encoded by the coding sequence ATGACATTCCTCATTCTCATTCCCCTCCTTCCTCTGATGGCTGTTCTGGTTCTCGTGCTGGGGAAACCCTGGCTTGGAGAGCAAGGTCATAGGATCGGCATTCCTGCGATGGCGCTCTCCTTTGCTTTCTCCGCCGTCGCGTTTGCTCGAGTGGCATCAGACGGGGCTTTCTCCATTCCACTCTACCGGCTGTTCAAATCGGGAGACCTGGTTGTAGATTTGGGTCTCTACGTCGACCAGCTCACGGTCTTGCTTCTGCTCTTGGTGACTGGTGTGAGCAGCGTGGTGCATGTGTATGCGTCACGTTATATGATCGGTGATCCCCGGTATAACCGTTTCTTTGCGGTCATCGCGCTATTTACGTTTTCGATGATCTTGCTGGTTATGAGCAATAATCTGCTCATGCTATTTGTGTCCTGGGAGATAATGGGAATTTGTTCTTACTTGTTAATTTCTCATTGGGGGGAGCGGCAATCATCGGCTCAGGCGGCGACCAAGGCCTTTCTTGTAAATTCGGTCGCCGATGTGGGCTTAGGATTTGGAGTTATTCTGACCTATTCCACTTTTGGAACACTGGATATTCCGACGATTTTAGGGGAAGCTTCATCCATACAGGGAAATACCGTCAACCTGTTCGGCTGGCTAGGGCTGGACGTGCCCGTTCATATTCTCACGCTCATTACACTTTTTCTTTTCTTGGGAGCCATGGGAAAGTCCGCACAGGTGCCGTTCCATGTCTGGCTCCCCTTTGCCATGGAGGCGCCCACCCCTGTTTCCGCATTGATTCACGCCGCGACCATGGTGAATGCCGGCCCATTTTTGTTGGTGCGCATGAGTCCCCTCGTGATGCTTTCGCCAGAAGCCATGACCGTCATTGCATTGATCGGAGGGGTGACCGCACTGTTTGCAACCCTTGTTTCCCTGACTCAGGTGGATATTAAGCGCATGCTGGCGTTTTCCACCATTGGTCAAATCGGTTTCATGATCATGACCTGCGGAGTCGGAGCCTTTGTTATCTCTATTTTTCATATGCTGGCCCATGGATGTTTGAAAGGATTTTTATTTCTATCGACGGGAAATGCACTTCGTTCCGTTGGTTCCCATGGAAATGCGTCTTCGTTGCATGTTCCTCATGGGTCATCAATGCGTTCTATGGGGCCCTTAGTGTTAGGCGCTTTGCTGTTGGCCTGTCTTCCGCCGTTCCTCATCTTTTTCGGGCCCTATGAGCAATTATGGATGATTCAACCGGGATCCTCCGCCCAATGGACATTCTGGATTTTGGGATTTCTAACGGTATTTTTTTCTGCCATGTATGTCATGCGTGGTGTCCTGGTCTTGTTTGGTCAACCCCATTCGATAGGTTATGGAAGTGAAATGGGGAGACAGGCCATCCAGGCTCGCTTCTTTTCCCCCATCCATGTACTGGGAATTTTGGCTGTCATGGGAATTTTTGGAAGCCTGTTGCTGGTCTTGTGGAGTTGGTTTTCGGGATTTCTGTCCCCTGTCGTGGGACATCGGATGGCTCAGATTCCAAAGGAAACTTCGAGTGAGACGGGCTTACAACTTCTTATGGCATTTGCTGTGGCTGCACTCGGTATCGCGGTTGGGTACTTTTCCGTGACAAAATTTTCGGGTTCCTGGTTCCAACAATCGGAAATGAGCAAGCGATGGTACGTCCACTTTCTGAATAAATTGTATTTCGATGAAATATATGAGGCGTATGTTGTGGTCCCCACTCTCCGGTTGGCCCGATGGCTCTGGCGGGTTGTCGACCGGAATGTGTTTGACGCCCTGATCATGGGAATCGCAAATGTGTCGGTGTTGGCGGCGAAGTGGATGTGGCGTGTGGTGGACCTTCGGGGCATTGACGGGCTGGTCGTAGGTTTGGGGCGGAATAGCGTCGGGATAGCCGGTTGGCTCTGGCGGGTGGTGGACCTTCGCGGTGTCGATCGGGTCGTCGTGGGTATCGGCCAACGGAGCCTAGGTATCGCCAACTGGCTATGGAAAAGAATCGAGATCAAGGTTCTCGACAAGAATGTGGTCCGTGCCGGGAATCAAGCCGCGAGCACAGGGAATATGGTGCAGGAACTAGAACCTCGCACGTTACAGCACCATTTACTGGTCATGATTTTCTGGCTGATTGTGGGGATTGGGTTGTTGTTTTGGTTTGTCGTGTGA